GCGGTGAAATCGACAGGACGTTCGTATCGTTCTATAATCATGCTGGCCTCCGAGGGTTAGGATGGTATTCGGCAATACCAATCTTACTCCCTCGGTGGCCTGTGGCAAACTACGCTATTTCACATTTTCCAACAAGAACTAAATAGGTTATCGAGACCTTCCAGGTTTTGGAAACCTGGAAGGTCTAGTTCTGACATTGGTAAACTACTTTCATACATTTATTCCGACGGAGAAGTGAATGGGTTTGATTGAAACGCCGACGATGCCGCCGATTGAAATGCTCACCGACCGACGGCTCACCCCAGCAGAGCTGGAGCAACTTGCGGCGCATGCGCGCGCGCGTCCACCCCGCGTCGTTATCACCGGCATGGGCGCGATCACGCCACTTGGTTTGAGCGCCGAAGATTTTTGGCAGAACTTGCTCGCCGGAAAATCTGGGATTGCGCCCGTCACCTTGTTCGACCCGGCGCCGTACCGCACCCGCATCGCGGCAGAGGTCAAGGGATTTGATCCGCGTCGTTACTACGATTCGAAAGAAGCGCGTCGCCTGGGACGCGCGACCTTGTTCGCGGTTGCCGCAGCGCTGGATGCAGTGAAGGATGCGCGGATCAATCCACACTTTAACGAAAGCACGCGCGTCGGCGTGTTGATGGGCAGCGCCATCGGCGGCTTTGTCGAAGGTGTGCAAGAGCACGCGGTCTTTTTGCAAAAAGGTCCCGACCGAGTAAGCCCGCTCCTCTCCTCATTTCTGCTGCCCAACATGCCGGCGTTTTACATCGCGAATCATGTGCGCGCGCGCGGACCCAACTCGACGATCTCGACCGCGTGCGCGTCGGGCACGCAAGCTATCGGTGATGCCGCCGAGTGGATTCGTCACGGCGCCGCCGATGTCGTCATCACCGGCGGCGCGGAAGCGGTTATTTCCGGTATCGCGTTCGCCGGCTTTGGCGTCATGCGCGCCACCTCGACGCGCAACGACGATCCCGCGCACGCCAGTCGCCCGTTCGACAAAGATCGCGACGGGTTCATCCTCGGCGAAGGCGCGGCAGTTCTTATCCTCGAACGCCTGGATCACGCACGCGCACGCGGCGCAAAAATCTACGCCGAAGTCCTGGGTTCGGCGTGCAACTCGGACGCGTACCACTTTGCCGCGCCCGATCCGCAATCCATCGGCGCGACCCAGGTCATGCGCCAAGCGTTGCAAAATGCCAGCGTGACGATTGACCAGGTGGATTACATCAACGCGCATGGCACATCCACGCCGCTCAACGACGCGGGCGAAACGCTCGCGGTCAAAAACGTGTTCGGCGAACGCGCGTACCAAATCCCGATCAGTTCGACAAAATCTATGGTCGGACATTCGATGGGCGCAGCAGGCGCGTTCGAAGCCGTCGCCTGCGCGATGACCTTGCGCGATCAGCGCATCCATCCGACGATGAATTACGAAACGCCCGACCCGGCGTGCGATCTCGATTATGTGCCGAATGTCGCACGCGAAGCGGACGTGAACATTCTCATCTCGAATTCGTTTGGACTCGGCGGACAGAACGCGTGCCTCGTGATGGCGCGCTACACCGGAAAATAATCCCGCTCTTCGTTTCTCACGAGGAGCAACAAA
This is a stretch of genomic DNA from Chloroflexota bacterium. It encodes these proteins:
- the fabF gene encoding beta-ketoacyl-ACP synthase II, coding for MLTDRRLTPAELEQLAAHARARPPRVVITGMGAITPLGLSAEDFWQNLLAGKSGIAPVTLFDPAPYRTRIAAEVKGFDPRRYYDSKEARRLGRATLFAVAAALDAVKDARINPHFNESTRVGVLMGSAIGGFVEGVQEHAVFLQKGPDRVSPLLSSFLLPNMPAFYIANHVRARGPNSTISTACASGTQAIGDAAEWIRHGAADVVITGGAEAVISGIAFAGFGVMRATSTRNDDPAHASRPFDKDRDGFILGEGAAVLILERLDHARARGAKIYAEVLGSACNSDAYHFAAPDPQSIGATQVMRQALQNASVTIDQVDYINAHGTSTPLNDAGETLAVKNVFGERAYQIPISSTKSMVGHSMGAAGAFEAVACAMTLRDQRIHPTMNYETPDPACDLDYVPNVAREADVNILISNSFGLGGQNACLVMARYTGK